The following proteins are co-located in the Bradysia coprophila strain Holo2 chromosome X unlocalized genomic scaffold, BU_Bcop_v1 contig_130, whole genome shotgun sequence genome:
- the LOC119067875 gene encoding transcription initiation factor TFIID subunit 1 isoform X2, producing the protein MDSDNDNDNETENEVDLTGFLFGNIDSDGHLVDDIFDNESKKHLSSLARFGLNSMISEVIREDEHSNSSTNCDDSSKSNHSDDDFDRKSDNAVDYSDINELAEDLQVLMQEAVEKSRADDTNYDDIEDSIPVNKVSNDTKYSDQNSHHDGNADDFSSSHNPSDDKDLMPPPSLPLKSQLSQDSTRSDSCDEDSKSDTKPAEKKLDTPLAAMLPSKYANVDVRELFPDFRPDKVLRFSRLFGPGKPSSLPQIWRSVRKRRHRRKQSRDGTVRHRDGSDSTSESDEKTEKRSKGFNLVYGPEPTKDQLTSDDEDKLLREVSDDAKEKTPENNESGDQKPKIADWRFGPAQVWYDMLEVPESGDGFNYGFKLRDKSEKEEEPEIKGDPIPEDAYLMVSQLHWEDEVVWDGNDIKHKVMQKLNSKTNAAGWLPSSGSRTAGAFSQPGKGMPNTPIASGAKLSLPNPPITGKINKTQLMLQKQDETDDTWYSIFPVENEELVYSKWEDEVIWDAESMVKIPRPKVLTLDPNDENIILGIPDDIDPSKVIKNTRPPPKVKIPHPHVKKSKILLGKAGVINVLAEDTPPPPPKSPDRDPFNISNDLFYMAKSSESTMRLKVGGGNLIQHSTPVVELRAPFIPTHMGPMKLRGFHRPPMKKYSHGSVAGTEAHPVNPLLKHIKKKAKQRELERIASGGGDVFFMRNPDDLTGRDGEIILVEFCEEHPPLMNQVGMCSKIKNYYKRKASKDSGPPEYRYGEIAYAHTSPFLGILQPGHCIQAVENNMYRTPIYPHNPSPTDFLLIRTRNSYYIREVDALFTAGQECPLYEVPGPNSKRANNFVRDFLQVFIYRLFWKSRDGPRRIRMDDIKKAFPGHSESSIRKRLKQCADFKRTGMDSNWWVIKPEFRLPSEEEIRAMVSPEQCCAYFSMIAAEQRLKDAGYGEKFIFAPQDDDDEEMQLKMDDEVKVAPWNTTRAYIQAMRGKCLLQLTGPADPTGCGEGFSYVRIPNKPTQTKEEQESQPKRTVTGTDADLRRLSLNNAKALLRKFQVPEEEIKKLSRWEVIDVVRTLSTEKAKAGEEGMDKFSRGNRFSIAEHQERYKEECQRIFDLQNRVLASAEVLSTDEGESTASEESDLEELGKNLENMLANKKTSIQLSLEREEQERQELLKKIMEEREGAPKNSKKKEDDAQAIPSHLQPGRILKITRTFKNNEGKEYTRVEIVRRPQVIDAYVKIRNTKDEAFIRQFATLDEAQKEEMKREKRRIQEQLRRIKRNQEKTVQSNTTNLLTTSHSMSLLDPPGTSKSSSSTPREPSTPTANKEISPSRRKIKLKPDLKLKCGACGNVGHMRTNKACPLYTGTMPTPSLTVALTEEQEEEIEKELNADDEDLVNVDGTKVKLSGKLLKRHEDVKRRTLLLKVPKDAVGRKRRRVGSDIHCDYLKKHNKPVNRQRTDPVVVMSSILEQILNEMRDMPDVQPFLFPVNAKLVPDYYRIVQRPMDLQSIRENLRQRKYQNREEFLADVNQIVENSNVYNGTKSSFTVAAQRMLQKCVDRLAEKEDRLMRLEKAINPLLDDDDQVALSFIFEKLISSKLKVMPESWPFLKPVNKKQVKDYYTVIRRPMDLETITKKVAAHKYHTRNEFIADIELIANNCEQYNGNESNFTKQARLMVDFTKQALDEFGDHCAHLERNIALVQERAKNDADLDDTWVDDEREHEDLQRQLSSRNSSPDNDFVDVEGTERPHSSASASSQKFDGPSVIPALPEIKRGRGRPRKNRDNLEEDLQCSTDDEEFEEVEATFDTTAAVLGQGEALARSAQPINYLPGGHGEDESQQAAEAMVQLSSSGFYNQQDESLDVDPNYDPSDFLKLPASRQDNHGNHQDMGMVKQEMHQEMQQYDMQQEEIQQHEYEQQEYQQQDYQQMDDVNMEDMYQQPQQQQQHLQYQLPQDYQQQNDMMQQHQRQDLMQMTENMLNFHNNDGNNQQHPQEDIGVGIDDDLAISDSDEGEENYEMPMITKEEEVMENDNENEDDGDGLWF; encoded by the exons GATATCGAGGATTCTATCCCTGTTAATAAGGTATCCAACGATACAAAGTACTCTGACCAAAATTCACATCACGATGGCAATGCGGATG ACTTTTCTTCGTCACACAATCCATCCGATGATAAAGATTTGATGCCACCTCCGAGCTTGCCATTAAAGTCACAATTAAG TCAAGACTCCACACGATCCGATAGTTGTGATGAGGACAGCAAATCTGACACAAAACCAGCGGAGAAAAAATTGGACACACCATTGGCTGCAATGCTTCCATCAAAATATGCAAATGTTGACGTCCGAGAATTGTTTCCCGATTTTCGACCCGATAAAGTGTTACGCTTCTCTCGTTTGTTTGGGCCTGGTAAACCGTCAAGCCTGCCGCAAATATGGCGAAGTGTTCGAAAGCGGCGTCATCGTCGGAAACAATCGCGAGATGGAACCGTTAGG CATCGAGATGGTTCGGATTCTACTAGCGAATCGGATGAGAAAACCGAAAAACGATCCAAGGGTTTCAACTTGGTGTACGGTCCGGAACCAACAAAAGATCAGTTAACATCTGACGATGAGGATAAACTGCTGCGGGAAGTGTCCGACGATGCGAAGGAGAAAACCCCCGAAAACAACGAATCGGGTGATCAGAAACCAAAAATTGCTGATTGGCGATTCGGACCGGCCCAGGTTTGGTACGATATGCTTGAAGTTCCCGAATCTGGTGACGGATTCAATTACGGGTTCAAGTTGCGCGACAAATCGGAAAAGGAAGAGGAGCCAGAAATTAAAGGCGATCCAATTCCTGAAGACGCCTATTTAATGGTCTCGCAATTACACTGGGAAGATGAAGTTGTGTGGGATGGTAATGACATCAAGCACAAAGTgatgcaaaaattgaattcgaaaaCAAATGCAGCTGGATGGCTGCCAAGTTCTGGCTCACGTACAGCTGGCGCTTTCAGTCAACCAGGTAAAGGAATGCCGAATACACCTATTGCATCCGGAGCCAAGCTATCATTACCTAATCCACCAATAACAgggaaaatcaataaaactcAATTGATGCTACAGAAGCAAGACGAAACAGATGACACTTGGTACAGTATTTTCCCGGTAGAAAATGAAGAACTTGTGTACAGTAAATGGGAAGATGAAGTTATTTGGGATGCTGAATCAATGGTTAAAATACCTCGACCGAAAGTGCTGACACTAGATCCCAATGATGAAAACATAATATTGGGCATTCCTGATGATATTGATCCGTCCAAAGTCATTAAAAATACCAGACCACCTCCAAAGGTTAAAATACCTCATCCGCACGttaaaaagtcgaaaattttattgggGAAAGCTGGTGTCATCAACGTGTTGGCAGAAGATACCCCACCACCACCACCGAAAAGTCCTGACCGAGATCCATTTAACATTTCGAACGATCT GTTCTACATGGCAAAGTCCAGCGAAAGTACAATGCGACTGAAAGTTGGCGGTGGCAATTTAATTCAACACTCGACGCCAGTGGTCGAACTTAGAGCACCGTTCATACCAACACACATGGGACCAATGAAATTACGAGGTTTCCATCGACCTCCgatgaaaaaatattctcatgGCTCGGTAGCTGGAACGGAAGCTCATCCGGTGAATCCACTGCTTAAGCATATCAAAAAGAAGGCCAAACAACGAGAGCTTGAACGAATTGCGTCTGGTGGTGGCGACGTATTTTTCATGCGAAATCCAGACGATTTGACTGGCAGAGATGGTGAAATAATTCTGGTAGAATTCTGCGAGGAACATCCGCCACTCATGAACCAAGTGGGCATGTgctctaaaattaaaaactactACAAAAGGAAGGCATCGAAGGATTCTGGTCCGCCTGAATATCGATACGGTGAAATTGCGTACGCACACACTAGTCCGTTTCTGGGAATATTGCAACCAGGCCACTGTATACAAGCGGTCGAGAATAATATGTATCGAACACCGATCTACCCTCACAACCCTTCCCCAACTGACTTTTTGCTGATACGCACACGAAACAGTTACTACATCCGAGAAGTTGACGCTCTCTTCACAGCTGGTCAAGAATGTCCGCTGTACGAAGTGCCTGGACCCAATTCAAAGCGAGCAAATAACTTTGTGCGAGATTTCCTGCAAGTGTTCATTTATCGTCTTTTTTGGAAAAGTCGTGACGGTCCACGCCGTATACGTATGGATGACATCAAAAAAGCATTTCCGGGTCACTCGGAGAGTAGTATAAGAAAACGATTGAAACAATGTGCCGATTTCAAGCGAACCGGCATGGATTCGAATTGGTGGGTCATTAAACCGGAATTTCGATTGCCATCAGAAGAAGAAATCCGAGCGATGGTCTCACCGGAACAGTGCTGCGCTTATTTCAGTATGATTGCGGCCGAACAAAGACTTAAAGATGCTGGCTATGGTGAGAAATTCATATTCGCACCACAGGACGATGACGATGAAGAAATGCAACTGAAAATGGACGATGAAGTAAAGGTAGCCCCTTGGAATACAACTCGAGCGTACATTCAAGCAATGCGAGGGAAGTGTTTGCTGCAATTGACTGGTCCAGCTGATCCTACAGGTTGTGGAGAAGGTTTTTCGTACGTTCGCATACCGAATAAGCCAACACAAACGAAAGAAGAACAGGAGTCTCAACCGAAACGAACTGTAACTGGTACGGATGCTGATTTGCGAAGGCTATCGTTAAATAATGCCAAAGCGTTGCTCAGAAAGTTTCAAGTTCCCGAAGAGGAAATCAAGAAATTGTCAAGATGGGAGGTTATCGATGTCGTTCGGACATTGTCCACTGAAAAAGCGAAAGCCGGCGAAGAGGGAATGGATAAATTCTCTCGTGGTAATCGCTTTTCCATAGCTGAACATCAGGAGCGCTACAAGGAGGAATGTCAACgtatttttgatttacaaaATCGTGTGCTGGCAAGTGCTGAAGTACTTTCAACCGATGAAGGTGAATCGACAGCATCTGAAGAATCGGATCTGGAGGAACTgggaaaaaatttggaaaacatGCTAGCCAATAAGAAAACTTCGATTCAATTGTCATTGGAACGTGAGGAACAAGAGCGACAGGAActgttaaagaaaataatgGAAGAAAGAGAAGGAGCTCCAAAGAATTCAAAGAAGAAGGAAGACGATGCACAGGCTATACCAAGCCATTTGCAACCGggcagaattttgaaaattacacGAACATTTAAGAATAACGAAGGCAAAGAATACACACGAGTGGAAATCGTTCGACG aCCACAAGTCATAGACGCGTACGTTAAAATAAGGAATACAAAGGATGAAGCTTTCATTCGTCAATTTGCTACCCTTGATGAGGCTCAAAAAGAGGAAATGAAGCGCGAGAAACGTCGTATTCAA GAGCAACTACGTCGAATTAAACGGAATCAAGAGAAAACGGTGCAGAGCAATACCACTAATTTGCTAACAACGAGTCATTCGATGAGTCTGCTCGACCCGCCGGGTACATCGAAAAGCAGTTCATCGACTCCTCGCGAGCCTAGTACACCGACTGCTAACAAGGAAATCAGTCCATCGAGGAGAAAGATCAAATTGAAGCCCGACCTTAAACTGAAATGTGGCGCTTGTGGTAATGTTGGTCATATGCGAACAAACAAAGCGTGTCCGCTTTATACTGGAACTATGCCAACACCATCGCTTACCGTTGCACTGACCGAAGAGCAAGAAGAAGAGATTGAAAAAGAACTGAATGCTGACGATGAAGATCTGGTTAACGTCGACGGAACGAAAGTGAAATTGAGCGGTAAACTGCTGAAACGTCACGAAGATGTTAAGCGCAGAACGCTACTGCTGAAAGTGCCAAAGGATGCTGTTGGACGCAAACGACGCCGTGTCGGTTCAGATATTCATTGCGACTACTTGAAGAAGCACAACAAACCGGTCAATCGTCAACGTACCGATCCAGTTGTTGTCATGTCTTCGATAttggaacaaattttgaatgaaatgcgAGACATGCCCGATGTTCAACCCTTCCTATTTCCCGTTAATGCAAAGTTGGTGCCTGATTACTATCGAATCGTACAGCGTCCCATGGACTTGCAAAGCATTCGCGAAAATCTACGACAGCGAAAGTATCAGAACAGAGAAGAATTTTTGGCTGATGTGAATCAAAtcgttgaaaattcaaatgtgTACAATGGTACGAAGAGCTCTTTCACCGTGGCTGCTCAACGAATGCTACAGAAATGCGTTGATCGTTTAGCTGAGAAGGAAGATCGTTTGATGCGATTGGAAAAAGCCATTAATCCGCTGTTGGACGATGACGATCAAGTGGCTTTGTCGTTTATATTCGAGAAATTAATCAGCAGCAAATTGAAGGTGATGCCGGAGAGTTGGCCGTTCTTAAAGCCTGTTAATAAGAAACAGGTCAAAGACTACTACACGGTGATTAGGAGACCAATGGATTTGGAGACCATAACTAAGAAAGTAGCTG ctCATAAGTACCACACTCGAAACGAGTTCATTGCTGACATTGAACTTATTGCGAACAACTGTGAACAGTACAATGGAAACGAGTCAAATTTCACGAAACAGGCTAGGTTAATGGTCGATTTCACCAAACAAGCGTTGGATGAG TTCGGCGACCATTGTGCACATTTGGAACGTAATATTGCCTTGGTGCAAGAACGAGCCAAAAACGATGCTGATCTTGATGACACATGGGTCGACGATGAGCGTGAGCACGAAGACTTACAGCGTCAA CTGTCCAGTAGAAACAGCTCCCCGGACAACGATTTTGTCGATGTTGAAGGCACCGAGCGACCTCATTCGTCCGCATCTGCCTCATCGCAGAAATTCGATGGGCCGTCGGTCATACCGGCATTGCCAGAAATTAAAAGAGGTCGTGGTCGACCGCGTAAAAATCGTGATAATTTGGAAGAAG aTTTGCAATGCTCAACTGACGACGAAGAGTTCGAAGAAGTTGAGGCCACTTTCGATACCACTGCTGCCGTGCTGGGACAAGGCGAAGCTCTAGCACGAAGCGCTCAGCCGATCAATTATCTACCGG GCGGTCATGGAGAAGATGAAAGTCAGCAGGCGGCTGAAGCCATGGTACAATTGAGTAGTTCTGGCTTCTACAATCAACAAG ATGAGTCGTTGGATGTTGATCCGAACTACGATCCGTCGGACTTCTTGAAATTGCCTGCAAGTCGTCAAGACAACCATGGTAACCATCAAGATATGGGAATGGTTAAACAGGAAATGCATCAAGAAATGCAACAATATGACATGCAGCAAGAAGAAATTCAGCAACACGAATACGAGCAGCAAGAGTATCAGCAACAAGACTATCAACAAATGGATGATGTTAATATGGAG GACATGTATCAACAGCcccaacaacaacagcaacatttGCAGTATCAATTACCACAAGACTACCAACAACAAAACGATATGATGCAGCAGCATCAACGACAAGATTTGATGCAAATGACCGAGAATATGTTGAATTTCCACAATAATGATGGGAATAATCAGCAACATCCTCAAGAG GACATCGGAGTTGGCATTGATGATGATTTGGCAATTTCGGACAGTGATGAGGGTGAAGAGAATTACGAAATGCCCATGATTACGAAAGAAGAGGAAGTGATGGAGaatgataatgaaaatgaagacGATGGAGATGGATTATGGTTCTAA